The Hypomesus transpacificus isolate Combined female unplaced genomic scaffold, fHypTra1 scaffold_30, whole genome shotgun sequence genome segment CACCTAACACGGGCAGACTGCTCGTTAGTTTGCCTCAATCTCGCCTGTGTTGCCATGTATTAATCTTAAATTAGATTAGAGTTTTTTGTGTCTAGTGAGCAGGAACATCCAAAAAGAGAGATGGTGAACTGAGATAATAGAATTAGATGTTCAAGAATGGACAGAACTGTATTTCATTAACAACCAATCTTTTCAATGAAATGTTTTAAAATGATGACCGGCAAGGATTTTTGGGGGAATTGTTTCCAATAACATTTAAAGAAGGCAACCAAACTGACTTATTTGTGGTGAGTTCCTTCTTTCGTCTGAAAGCCAACTGAAGGGGAGAGCAGTTATGTCGTTGCCTGTGGACGGCAGTTGTTCCATCGGACTGGACGGATGGAACAGCAGCACTCACGCAGGCGGGTCTCTGCCTTGCAACCAGAGCCTCAAGCTGACGCCTTACTCCCACGAGGCCACAGCGGCCTTTGCCACAGCTATCACTCTCATGGTCATCTTCACTATAGTGGGCAATATCCTAGTCATCATGGCGGTGCTGACCAGCCGGTCTCTCCGAGGGCCACAGAACCTGTTCCTAGTGTCTCTAGCTGCGGCGGACATCCTCGTAGCCACCCTCATCATCCCATTCTCTCTGGCCAATGAGCTGCTGGGCTATTGGTACTTCAAGTCTCTGTGGTGTGAGATCTACCTGGCACTGGACGTTCTCTTCTGCACCTCTTCCATTGTCCACCTGTGTGCCATCTCTCTGGACCGCTATCTGTCCATCTCCCGTGTCACCTATGGCCGTCAGCGCACACCCACGCGCATCAAGGCGGCCATTGTGGTGGTGTGGCTGATCTCGTCCatcatctccttccctcctctcctgtctctcaacaagagtgagggaggggctgAGGGCAGCGAGAAAGGACCCCAGTGCCAGCTGAACGACGAGCGCTGGTACATCCTGTACTCCACTATCGGCTCATTCTTCGCGCCTTGCCTCATCATGATCCTGGTGTATATGAGGATCTACCAGATCGCCAAGCAGAGGACGCGCTGCCCACCAGGCGAGCCCCGGAAGGATGGCCTTGCCACACCCAGCCAGACTCTCTGCCAGGTGCATGCCAATGGGGTGAAGGCGGGAGACAGCACACCTTCGACACAGCAGAAAACCTCCAATACCAGACCTCCCACTCTGGCAGTCACCATTTCTCCCTCTTCCATCAAACTGGAGAAAGAatccccttcttccccccctacccccaacaatctcctccacccaccttcTCCTTCTTTAAGTCCCAAGCCCACCACCATatgccctccttcctcccctctcaccccttctccctccatcacaccccctctctccacacctACCAGACccaaagagaggg includes the following:
- the adra2b gene encoding alpha-2B adrenergic receptor; translated protein: MSLPVDGSCSIGLDGWNSSTHAGGSLPCNQSLKLTPYSHEATAAFATAITLMVIFTIVGNILVIMAVLTSRSLRGPQNLFLVSLAAADILVATLIIPFSLANELLGYWYFKSLWCEIYLALDVLFCTSSIVHLCAISLDRYLSISRVTYGRQRTPTRIKAAIVVVWLISSIISFPPLLSLNKSEGGAEGSEKGPQCQLNDERWYILYSTIGSFFAPCLIMILVYMRIYQIAKQRTRCPPGEPRKDGLATPSQTLCQVHANGVKAGDSTPSTQQKTSNTRPPTLAVTISPSSIKLEKESPSSPPTPNNLLHPPSPSLSPKPTTICPPSSPLTPSPSITPPLSTPTRPKERGGKKGKSRGGKKADNNNDTSSSEGDPEPGQRGGRGASGVGSLMGGGIHSPPTLQRYRDMITTSKGSRLVVGRRSKPETTPSAARRKAMVNREKRFTFVLAVVIGVFVVCWFPFFFSYSLQAVCPQACALPEPLFKFFFWIGYCNSCLNPVIYTIFNKDFRKAFKKIICQNCNGTFF